The genomic region TGCCACATCAAGTGTCATCCACCGTGGCCATGCTGGACGGAGGCGCGACCGTACCCTTCATCGCCCGATATCGGAAAGAAGCAACCGGCAACCTCGACGATACGACGCTGCGAAACCTGGACGAGCGGTTGATCTACCTGCGAGAACTCGAAGCGCGGCGTGCCGCAATCCTGACCTCCATCGAAGAGCAGGGAAAGCTCACGGATGCCTTGCGGGCCGCCGTCGGAGCGGCAGACACGAAGCAGGCGCTCGAAGATGTGTATCTGCCGTACAAGCCCAAACGGCGCACGAAGGCCGATATTGCACGCGAGGCGGGGCTCGAGCCTCTGGCCGATTCGCTGCTGGCCGACCCGACTCGGAATCCTCTTGAGGAAGCCGCTAAGTACGTCCGCGTGACGTCGGGAACCGATGGTGCCGACGCCGGCGCGGTTCCGGATGCGAAAGCGGCCCTCGAGGGCGCCCGCGACATCTTGATGCAACGCTTTGCGGAGACTGCCGAGCTGTTGGCGAAGCTGCGTGCGCGCCTGTGGGAGGAGGGGAGGCTGTCGTCGGCCGTCGTGCCGGGGAAAGAACTCGCCGAAGAGGAAAAGTTTCGCGATTACTATGCCTCGTCGGAGCCGATCAAGAACGTGCCGTCGCACCGCGCGCTGGCGATGTTCCGCGGATGGCACCTCGGCGTGCTGAAACTCGAATTGACCTTGGACGAAACGGCGGAGGCCATGGCAATCCATCCCTGCACGGCCATGATTGCCACGCACGTCGGGATCGCAGAGCGGGGCCGCCCCGCCGACGCCTGGCTCATGGAAGTGTGCCGCTGGACCTGGAAGGTCAAAGTACACCTGCAACTTACGACGGAACTGCTCCTTCGCGTGCGCGAAGCAGCTGAGACCGAAGCCATTCATGTATTCGCCCGCAATCTGCATGATCTCCTGTTGGCAGCGCCTGCTGGTCCAAAAGTGGTGCTCGGCATCGATCCCGGGATTCGCACCGGCTGCAAAGTGGCAGTGGTCGATGCGACGGGAAAACTGCTCGAGACCTCGACGATCTATCCGCATCAGCCCAGGAACGACTGGCAGGGATCATTGGCGACGTTGCGGCAATTGGTCGATCGGCATCAGGTCCACTTGATCGCAATCGGGAACGGCACGGCGAGCCGCGAAACGGATAAACTGGCGGCTGAACTGATGAAGCTCTCCACTGAGACGACGTCGGAAGGCCGTCTTGCCAAGATCGTCGTGAGCGAGGCCGGCGCTTCGGTCTATTCTGCATCCGCGCTGGCCGCGGCGGAATTTCCCAGCTTGGACGTCAGCCTTAGGGGCGCGGTCTCGATCGCGCGCCGGCTCCAAGATCCGCTGGCTGAGCTGGTCAAGATCGAACCGAAGTCGATCGGCGTCGGCCAGTACCAGCACGATGTCAATCAGCGCGCCCTCGCGCGGTCCCTCGATGCGACGGTGGAAGATTGCGTCAATGCCGTGGGCGTGGATGTGAACACGGCGTCGGTCCCGTTGCTCGCTCGGGTCTCCGGCTTGAACCAGACATTGGCCAAAAACATCGTCGAGTATCGGGATGCCCATGGAGCGTTCCGGGACCGGCGCGCACTGTGCAACGTGCCACGGCTCGGGGAGAAGACGTTCGAGCAGGCCGCCGGCTTTCTGCGCATCAACGATGGCGACAATCCGCTGGATCGGTCCGCCGTGCACCCGGAGGCCTATCCGGTCGTCGAGCGCATTCTGACCCAGCTTGGCAAACCGATGCAGGAGTTGATGGGGCAACGGTCACTCTTACAGGGCCTCTCGGCGGCGGACTTTATCGATGAGCGGTTCGGGCTCCCGACGGTCCGCGACATCCTGGTCGAATTAGAAAAGCCCGGCAGGGATCCGCGTCCAATCTTCAAGACGGCTGTCTTCAAAGATGGCGTGGAGGCGCTGTCCGACCTTCAGCCCGGCATGATCCTGGAGGGCGTCGTCACCAATGTGGCTGCCTTCGGTGCATTCGTCGATGTCGGCGTGCATCAGGACGGACTCGTGCATGTCTCGGCGTTGGCCAATCGGTTCGTGAAAGATCCGCACGAAGTCGTGAAGGCAGGCCAGGTCGTCAAGGTGAAAGTCTTGGAGATTGATTCAAAGCGGCAACGCATCTCATTGACGATGCGGCTGGACGAGGCGTCCGCTGTTCCACGTTCGCCACGTGAGACGAGTCATCAGGCGTCCAAGGCCGTGATGTCCGGCTCACGATCGGGCTCTGCGGCTCCTTCTGCTCAACCAATGGGCGCCTTGGCCCAAGCGCTGGCACGGGCCAAGGCAAAGCAGGCTGGATGAAAATAAGTACAGTCGCTGTTCTGAAAATTAAGCATGGCGAACCCATCTTGTTGAAGGCGTCGGCCAGCTGAGCAATGAGCGCTAGAGTTCTGGTGATCGGAAGAACGCGGGAATGACGAAATTCCCAGACATGCTACTTGTTCTGATGTTACGACAGGATCAAACTACTGAAAAGCCAGCCAGCCCATAGTTTTCTGTCAACACACTGTCTTCGAACTGTGCTTAGCCTGCATACTGCCTAGCGAACCTCGTCAACTCCTGATTGAAACGCTCCGAATCTTCCAACTGAGGGCTATGTCCAACTCCCTCAAACACCGATACCTCGGCATGCGAGATACAGGTCAAGAGATGTTTCGTATGAGCGGGGGTGATGACGGCATCCTTCTCTCCTGTCGTAACCAGGACGGGGACCCTGATTCCCTTCATGACCGTGTCGCGATCGATGTTGCGCGAGATCATCCCCAGACGTGCCGTCGGCGGCACCACCATACTGCAGGCAATCAAGATTTCTAGAACATCCTGCGGAGGTTGTTGTGCAAAAATGATCCGCACGAACTTGCATACCGCTTCGACGTTGGCTGTGAGATCGTCGGAACACATACCAGGGACGACGTTGATGAAATCGCTACCGAGCATGCTGCTTCCAGTTCCTCGACCCATGACCACAGCAGCACAGACGTAATTGATCCCACCGATCCCGCCCTCTCCATACTTCTCGAGATAATCATTGATGATATAGCCGCCATACGACCAGCCCACAAGCACTGGCTTGCGCAATGAAAGCGTGGTGAGGACGCCGTGGATATCGTCAGCCCAAAGGGTTGGCTGGCCGTACTGGTCGGATGCCGTCGGCTTTTCCGACATGCCATGACCGCGAAGATCGAGGCATACAAGGCGGAACTCTTCAGCCAGAGCGGATTGGTATTGTTTGAGCCAGGCGAGCGAACAGAGGTTGATGCCAGGAATCAGGAGGATGGTCCTGCCGTCGGGCTGGCCGAATTCGTGCACGGCCAACCGGAGCCCACCGCCTCCAGAGATGTGTTGTCTGGGCATCGGTGTAGAGCACTCAATAGACGAATGAGGATGGTATGCCTCGATCTATATTGTGTCAATCGGGACCATGTGGCCTTCTCCGAGTTCCGCTCACTGAAATTTCAATAGGCTTTCAGAGACTGGTCACTTCCCCAGTCGCATCGCTACATCGCAAAGTCCAGAGTATTAGATGGCTATCCATTGAGGAGGTTCCCATGGCGAACCGTGAAGAGAAAGTGGACGCACGCAGCCTCTTCTTGGCTGCTCCTGGCCGCTCGCCAGAAATCACTGAATCAGCGGACGCATATGGATGGCTCGTTGGAAGCTGGGAATTGGATATTCGTGTGTATTGGGCGACCGATGTGAGTGCAAAGGGGCTCAAAGGTGAGGCTCATTTTGGTTGGGCGCTCGAAGGTCGTGCGATTCAGGACGTGTGGATCATGCCCCGTGTGGCGGAGCGCACCTCCAATCAGGACAAGCACATGAATATGTACGGCACCACCCTCCGAGTCTGGGATGCCTCAATTCAGGCTTGGCGCATCACATGGATTAATCCGGCGGGAGACCACAGGGAAGAACAGATCGGTCGATGGAGTGGCAAGGATTTCGTGCAACTCGGAGTTCGTTCCGACGGGACGCCCACACGCTGGATGTTCACGAACATCATGCCAAATTCGTTTCGTTGGACCGGCGAAGCGCTGAAGCCGGACGGTACCACCTGGACGCTTGAAGGCGACTTCCGTGTAACAAGAATGCGCTAACATGTCAGTTAGCCGGGAGAACGGAAAAGGGGACAGGCTAAGCCGGCCCCTTTTCCAGGCCGCTTGATGCATTATTGAGTCTTCTTGTCTTGCTGCTCCATTTCACCCGCGGCCCGTGCCGATTTTCCTTCGCGAAGCTCCTCGGGTACTTGAGACATGTCCGGCTGCTTCCCGCTCTGCTGACGCTCCGTCGATTTCTTGGTTTGGCCGGTTCCTTTCTCGCCGATCCCCGCTGGCTCCTGAGCGGATCCTCGGATACCTTGCTGCTGCTGATTTAATTCTTGCGCAGCTTGCGCCGATTTGCCCTCCTGAATTTCCTCCGGTACCTGCGACATGTCGGGCTTGCTTCCGCTCTGTTGACGGTCCGTCGACTTTTGCGTCTGACCAGTCCCTTTTTCTCCGATGCCCGCCGGCTCTCCGGCAAATGCCGACGCGCCGAACACGAACGACGCGCCAACAAATAAGAACACAGGTAATCCGCTCTTGGTCATATTCATAATCCCTCCCGTTTACACATGATTGGCCAATCACCCATGCTCTCATCGTAAAAAGTTCCGGTCCTCCTTTGTACTAGGGCTATCCTGAGTCGATCGTCATGGGTGGGGATGAGATGGAACTGTGGGTTTGCTGACCTAGAGACTTTACTAGGGGGGATCTATACTCGGTGTGCGCGAATGGGCTTCTTTTGGAATTTGAAACTCTATTCTCTTTCTTAATTCCCGCTTCCGCGAGAATGACTTCTTTTCTATGGTTTCGGATTTGTCATTTCGAGTTTCTGAGTCTTGATATTTGGGATTTGTCCATTTGGTACTTGGACTTCCTTCATGGTTATCGTTTCGAATTTCGGATTTCGAATTTCGGATTTATTCAGTTGGTTTTTCAAGGAACGCAGGTTCGAAACATTTCGTCGCATAAGTCATCTATTTGGTTTGTCTCTTTAGGAATGGGTTCGAATTCCACGCCCGTCACCTGGTCCTGCTCAATCAAGAGACTGGCCCAGCAGCCACGATGCCGCATGTGTTGGCTGCCTTCCAGGAACGTGGTCGATCCGACAAAGGTGGACGCCTCTTTGTAGTAGCGGAGGATGACTCCGGTTTCATAGGGCACTTCCTTGGCAGGCTGCCCTGCGCACTGGCGTATGTGCGTTTGGCTTTTCCCGACCAGGCGCTGGGCTATGGGCTTCGGCGTAGATGGCGCGGGGGGCGAGGCGCATCCCACGATGAGCAGAACGGCGAGAGACCAACACAATGAAATATACCGGTTCAATCTGCGATGTTGTACACTCATTTCCACGTAACGAGCTGAGCGCGCCTGTGTCTGTATGATGTCCTGACTCGAAGAACCTGGAGCGACGTCATTCTAGGAGGCACTCGATCACGGCGCAAGTCTCTTCGCACGAAGTGAAAGGTTCATAGGATGCGCGTGCCCATTCTGGTTCTAGTCTTTCTAGTCTTCGCAGCCTTGTCCACATTGTCCTGCAGCGGCAAGCCGTCACCGCACGCGACGGAGGAACCGCCGCCGTCCACGGGGCACGTCGATACTGAAGATGACCTCATGCATGGAGATCATGAGGCCGAGGCGGTGCTCGCCATGTCCAACCCTCAAACCCATCTGGGACCGCATTTCCGATGGACCACGCTTCGCCCCACCAATCAGGCAGATCAAGCGACGGCCTGGGACTTCCTCCGGCATCTGCGACAGGATTTGGCCCCATTTCGCGAGTATCGCTTTGCCGAGGATGAAGGCTACGAAACATTCCTGCCGAACGTCCGGCAGACGCACTATCACTTTACGCGCAAGACGAACGGATTTAAGGCCAATTTCAAATTCGATCCCAAGCAGCCCACCTCGCTGTTATACCGGGACGCCCCAGGCGGCTATGAATTAGAAGGCGCGATGTTCACGGCGCCGAAGTGGGCGAGCGAGGAGGATTTGAATAAACGGATTCCTCTGAGCGTGGCGCAGTGGCATGCTCACGTGAATATCTGCCTGCCGCAGAAGAAGGACTTGCAGCACGCGGACTGGAAGAAGTTCGGCCCCAAAGGCTCGATCCTGACCAAAGCCGAATGCGATCAAGCCAACGGGCGATTCTATCCGCAGCTCTTCGGCTGGATGGTGCACATCTATCCGTACGCGGAGACGCCCGAGCAGATTTGGGCGCACTGAAAAGACGATGCCTGCCTCCTATTCGACGACCGTGAATTCATACGGCACGTCCTTGAGGGTCGCCAACAGCTGCGAAGTATGATCACCCCCGCGAGTTTCCATCGTGATATCGATCGCCGCTTCGTTCAAACCGACACCATAGTGCGCGCGGTTATACGACGTCTCCACGATGTTCGCACTCGCCTTGGCGATCACGGCGGCGAGCCCTTCCAATGCGCCGGGGTAATCCGGAAGGCGCACTCGCAGCCGTAATCTTCTGCCATCCCTGACCATACCCTGTTCGATGATTCTGGCCAGCAGCGTCACGTCGAGGTTGCCACCGGACACCAGGACGGCGATGTTCTTCCCGCGATGACCCGTCTTGGATTGAAGGATGGCGGCAAGGCTAATGGCCCCGGCACCTTCCGCCACCGTCTTTTCCCGCTCCAACAACACCAGAATCGCCGCGGCGATCTCATCTTCGTCCACCGTCACAATGGTATCGACATACTTCCTGACGAGGGGCAGCGTATGCGTACCCGCTTTGCGGACGGCAATGCCATCGGCCAAGGTGGATTGTGCGGGAAGACTCGCTGTTCCTTGGCCTTCGAGAGCGGCTTTCATGGAAGGGAGGCGGGCTGTTTGGACTCCGACGATCTCAACGTGAGCATGGCGCTCCTTGACCGCACAGCCGAGCCCTCCGATCAAGCCTCCGCCGCCGACCGGCACCACGATCACATCCAGATCGGGGTTCTGCTTCAGGAGTTCCAAACCGATCGTGCCTTGTCCGGCGATCACGGCCTCGTCATCAAAGGGATGAATGAACGTCGCCTTTCGCTCGCGGCTCTGTTCCAACGCGGCCGCGCATGCGTCGTCATAATTGTTTCCCTGCAACACGACGTCGGCCCCATACCCTCGCGTGGCCGTGAGTTTGACGAGCGGGGTGGACCTCGGCATCCAGATTTGGACCGGAATATGGTTCTGCGTGGCATGGTAGGCCACGCCCTGGCCATGGTTTCCGGCCGAGGCCGCAATCACTCCCTTCCGGCGTTCGGCATCGGTCATCGTCAGGATGCGGTTGAGGGCGCCGCGCTCCTTGAAGGACCCGGTCATCTGCAGATTTTCCAGTTTCAGAAAAATGGAATTTCCGGTGAGCCGCGACAGCGTCTTGGAATGGACCAGCGGCGATTCATAGATGGACGATCTGATGCGGCTCGCTGCGGCTTCGATTGATTCGAGGCTGACCATACCCTTCCTCCTTCTCGTATCGAGTGCTCTTCCGGACAAACAAAAAGCCCCTGGCAGAACTGAATCCGCCAGGGGCCTCGCGTCGATGACGCTGTGAATGCAGGCCGGCTCAGGCGGAACTGGCGATCATCATCGCCGCCGCCATGCTAATGCCGAGAGTCTGCAGAATGGTCTTCATGGTTGAACTACATGCCGTGCTTGATTTTTGCCGAGGGCAATATATACCAAGGACAGAGCATGGATAGCAAATGTGTAAAATTTCAAAGACCAAACGCGCAAATCCAAATTCGAAATCCGAAATCCGAAGTTCGAAATCCGAAGTTCGAAAGCGTATGAAGTCCCAAAATCCAAGACCCAAATATCAAAAATCCGAAATTCGAACGGACCCGAGCCCATGATAGAATCCCCATCATTGTGAGACGCGAGACCCATCCATTCTGCTTCCGCTCATTCTGGCTCTTCTTGTTCTGGTCCTGTTTGGCCGGTATCCTCGTGCCTCCTCATGCTATCGCCGACATGCAGACGATGACGGCAACCGGCGAATATCGGATGGTCGCGCACGACACGCCTGGCGATGCGGAACGCCTCGCCCTAGTTGCGGCAAAATCACAGATTCACAATGTGACGGCGGACTACCTTGCTACCGTTCCAGTGGTGCAACAACTCGGACTGAATCAGACAGAAATCCGTGCCTACACCGTGGGCCTCTTCGAGATCGATCAATATCCGGCCCGGCCCGCCGAGAGCGAGAGCGGCACCACTCTGTCCGTTCCGGTGAAGATTCACTTGGACCCTGCCGTGGTGGCCCGTCAACTGAATGGATTGATGCAGAACGAGCGAGCCAAGACGGAATTGATGCGCATCAGAGACACTCTCGACGCCTATTTCAAGGAACTGGACGATGACCGGACGCGCCTGGCCAAGACGAAGGAGGAGGCCGACGTGAAGGCGATCCTCCAGCATCGCCGCGACGTCCTGACACGGATCGACACCGAGGAACAATTCGCCCGCACCTGGACCACTCTATTCAGCATGCGGGAGGCCGCAGTTCCTCAGGGCCGGGCTCCGCAAGACAAGCATGGTCAGAGCAAGGAGCCGGCTCGCGCGCCAGGCAATGCCGAAGCGCATCGGAAGAAGGGAGCGTTGCTCGCCGACCAAGGCCGTTTTGACGAGGCACTCGTTGAGTTTCACGAGGCGCTCCGACTCATTCCCGATCTCGACCGGGCTC from Nitrospira japonica harbors:
- a CDS encoding Tex family protein codes for the protein MAASPVSSLSDAAAQHIVQVLAAELKILPHQVSSTVAMLDGGATVPFIARYRKEATGNLDDTTLRNLDERLIYLRELEARRAAILTSIEEQGKLTDALRAAVGAADTKQALEDVYLPYKPKRRTKADIAREAGLEPLADSLLADPTRNPLEEAAKYVRVTSGTDGADAGAVPDAKAALEGARDILMQRFAETAELLAKLRARLWEEGRLSSAVVPGKELAEEEKFRDYYASSEPIKNVPSHRALAMFRGWHLGVLKLELTLDETAEAMAIHPCTAMIATHVGIAERGRPADAWLMEVCRWTWKVKVHLQLTTELLLRVREAAETEAIHVFARNLHDLLLAAPAGPKVVLGIDPGIRTGCKVAVVDATGKLLETSTIYPHQPRNDWQGSLATLRQLVDRHQVHLIAIGNGTASRETDKLAAELMKLSTETTSEGRLAKIVVSEAGASVYSASALAAAEFPSLDVSLRGAVSIARRLQDPLAELVKIEPKSIGVGQYQHDVNQRALARSLDATVEDCVNAVGVDVNTASVPLLARVSGLNQTLAKNIVEYRDAHGAFRDRRALCNVPRLGEKTFEQAAGFLRINDGDNPLDRSAVHPEAYPVVERILTQLGKPMQELMGQRSLLQGLSAADFIDERFGLPTVRDILVELEKPGRDPRPIFKTAVFKDGVEALSDLQPGMILEGVVTNVAAFGAFVDVGVHQDGLVHVSALANRFVKDPHEVVKAGQVVKVKVLEIDSKRQRISLTMRLDEASAVPRSPRETSHQASKAVMSGSRSGSAAPSAQPMGALAQALARAKAKQAG
- a CDS encoding threonine ammonia-lyase, with translation MVSLESIEAAASRIRSSIYESPLVHSKTLSRLTGNSIFLKLENLQMTGSFKERGALNRILTMTDAERRKGVIAASAGNHGQGVAYHATQNHIPVQIWMPRSTPLVKLTATRGYGADVVLQGNNYDDACAAALEQSRERKATFIHPFDDEAVIAGQGTIGLELLKQNPDLDVIVVPVGGGGLIGGLGCAVKERHAHVEIVGVQTARLPSMKAALEGQGTASLPAQSTLADGIAVRKAGTHTLPLVRKYVDTIVTVDEDEIAAAILVLLEREKTVAEGAGAISLAAILQSKTGHRGKNIAVLVSGGNLDVTLLARIIEQGMVRDGRRLRLRVRLPDYPGALEGLAAVIAKASANIVETSYNRAHYGVGLNEAAIDITMETRGGDHTSQLLATLKDVPYEFTVVE
- a CDS encoding alpha/beta fold hydrolase yields the protein MPRQHISGGGGLRLAVHEFGQPDGRTILLIPGINLCSLAWLKQYQSALAEEFRLVCLDLRGHGMSEKPTASDQYGQPTLWADDIHGVLTTLSLRKPVLVGWSYGGYIINDYLEKYGEGGIGGINYVCAAVVMGRGTGSSMLGSDFINVVPGMCSDDLTANVEAVCKFVRIIFAQQPPQDVLEILIACSMVVPPTARLGMISRNIDRDTVMKGIRVPVLVTTGEKDAVITPAHTKHLLTCISHAEVSVFEGVGHSPQLEDSERFNQELTRFARQYAG
- a CDS encoding tetratricopeptide repeat protein is translated as MRRETHPFCFRSFWLFLFWSCLAGILVPPHAIADMQTMTATGEYRMVAHDTPGDAERLALVAAKSQIHNVTADYLATVPVVQQLGLNQTEIRAYTVGLFEIDQYPARPAESESGTTLSVPVKIHLDPAVVARQLNGLMQNERAKTELMRIRDTLDAYFKELDDDRTRLAKTKEEADVKAILQHRRDVLTRIDTEEQFARTWTTLFSMREAAVPQGRAPQDKHGQSKEPARAPGNAEAHRKKGALLADQGRFDEALVEFHEALRLIPDLDRAHLGLGAALQGKGDLDGAIAEYQTVLKQHPNDAHAHNNLGSALQLKGDAPGAIAEYRKALESEPNDAVTHFNLGTALATNGKGQEAVEAYRTATRLDPDLFQAYFDLGGLLRDNNQPREAVSAFREYLRRAPDTPANRPFIEQARAYLDTVREQRRERLRQGTGP